The window TAACGATGATATTGTTAATAATAACAGcaaaatttgtttatattttatgcaCTTATTCCtttgaaaattacaaaaaattttaGTTAGTGTCAATATGATAGTCAAACATATGTCTTAGTTCGTAGTTGCTTAATTTGTGTATCAAATTGGCTACTATTTTTGACAAAATCTACAAATCGTTCAGATAGAAGTTTTGGCTCCGCTTAAACTCAATGCAAATGACATTCATACTTCTAAACGATATGATATAATTTAAATTCTTGAAGCTAGGCGCATATATGGGACGTACGCTTAttatcaaacaaaacaaaaattgttGAGAATAATTTATATGTACTCGTAGTTCTTTTCTGACGAGAAGCGAGGACCCAAAAAAGTAGCTACAATCATTAAACTAACTGTTCAACCTTTTGGTGAGAGTGCATTATTATCTACATATTTTACGTTCCATTTTACATCCCAAAAACTAACAATCAATCTTACACCGTTAACATACATGCTAATTTTTAGCATCAACGGCATTACTCACGCACACGTAGCATTTTTTTaggaataaacaaaaaaaacactatCATAACATTTCAATTAATTCAATAATTCAAGTATTAGTTGATACTAAGTATATAGTATTTGATGAGATATCAAGAGGAAAAGGTTCTATCCTTACATTCGAAAGGGTTTTGTGAAAAattactaattaaaaatataaccaAGTCTTGTTAAAACAACTGACTATTCTGATTTACATATGACCCATGGTCTTTAGCTAACGAAGGGGGTTTACTATTCGACAATCATCGTTAAAcaaaagtaaatttttttttttttggaaagtaaacaaaaacaCATTTCAATTACAAAATTTATCTCTCATTATCAAAGTTAAGTccaacaaataaatataattaaaagtttatcTTGTACGTGTTGCCGTAGTTAGTAACCCTCCGTTACTTCCACTAACGGCGTTAAATCCATACAAACTACAATTCACGGAACTCATTGGCGACTTATTCACAATATTATTCGTCGGTGTATAATTAACCGTCCGTCGGTACGGACCAAACCACTTGTTTTGCATGAACCGATTTTTCCGCCACGGCGGAACTAACAATCCTCTTGCTTTTAACGACTTTCTTGCCGCGTCGCTAACCAATTTAACCACCTGTTTTAAATGCTCTTGTTTACCAACAAAAACCGTCGGTAAATGTCTCGATACCCGACGAAAATGCTTCGTTTCTCTCGCGATCTCGAACTCGCTTGCGAAGTTTATGTCGATGAAGTAACGGTCGCCGGTATCTGTACGGACAACGTCGATGAACTCGTGGTTCCCGGCCGTTAACCCGCCGCATGACTTCCAACTAGTCTTGCAAACCGCCGCATTGTAACCGATTTTTTGTAGACACAACATCACGTTTCGGTTTTGACTATTGTTAAGTTTTATGGACCGAGATATCTCTATAGCTTTTGTAACATGAAACAGTAATTGATTCCTGTGTCTGTCAGTATCGAGGTTTCTAAATACTGACATTAAGCCGTCATTTATGATATCTGTATTTTCAGAATCAGAATCAGAATTAGATTCGTCGCATTCTGATTCCGATTCTGAACCAATACTGTTTGAATCATAAATGTCGGCTTTCTCATCTTTTTCTCCAGCGCAAAGTTGCTGGAGAAAGCAATGAGAAAGATCAGATATACAATGAGAAGACGGGGAAATGATGTCGTGTGCACTACTATGTTCGCTGCCGCTGCTAAAGTAGGCTGGATCGGTTTGGCTTATATCGCGTCCGACGATCTGGTTTCTTACCCGGTCATCTAATGCACCGGTGGCTTGTTTTGTTCTAGCGAAAATAGGCATTTTGGGATGAAGTTAGTTTGTAACTTTGTGCTAGAAGAAAGACAAGTTTACATCGTATATATAGATGGAGAGTACAAAGAATTATAGCTGAGAATATTCCGTTTTTAAAAAGggttttgattaaataaataatggaGAAAAGTTATTTAGTTTACTCAATCATATTATTCAACATTATCTTAGACAGTTTCCTTTAATAAAGTGTACCAAAACAAAGCTAGCTTCGAGAAATTCGTGTTAATGTATAGGTGTGTATGGTACAGGTTTTGAAGATATTATTATGGCTTTAATTGGCAAGAGGCATATCCTTCGATTGAGGAGTTTATTCCAATGACCTCGAGTTATTGCTCTCCTCAAGTTTAATTAAATTACCCGGGCGTTGCGGCGAATACTATTAACGCGTACGGGGAGTTTCATTTCGTGATTAGTGTCTCGAAAGTCTAAGCTTTAGAACCTTAACATATAATTATAAAGAGAATGATTGGAGACACAAGATTAATATCAATGGAGAAATAAAAATACcgcattaattaattaatcgaGAATAGAGATGGAGATAATGGTATAGAATAGTTATATGTATAaagacaaataaataaattcgcatgtcccaaattaataaacttttcaacaacaCCTTATAATCTTTAATAGAGCTAGAGTATAAATGTAGGGATttgttaattagctagtatcgTAGAGGCATTAGTTATGATGTATTTAttgaagttatttttttttttcaaatataaaattatgtatttattattcatataaaaatgataattattaaattaaattaaggaaacactaatttaaaaattttggaCTTTATTAATTGAATACACCATAATTAGTGCCCTATCAAAtccttatttaattatttacaacatttCTTATATATTGGTTGTATGAGTTGTTTGACGAAAGAACGATCGATCAGTTATCTATATGTTCAACTCATAAGCTAGATAACATTATTCCCACAATAAGTTGTGTTAGAGTTTGACTAATGTCAATGTATAAGCTGGTCAGATCGACTCGATTATTTAATTAACCTTTAGCCAGGGTTATATAAGGTTTTTATGATATTAAACGAGAttaaattttgaagtttaattcGTTAACatactaattaaaataaacaaaattaagtacatcaatttatgtttttaaactACTAGTAAAAAGAAGTGTAGAGGTTGATGTAAAAATCAATAAACATTATTAcactaaaaattatataatgatacatTCTTAGCCCAAAATTTAGATACCAAG is drawn from Erigeron canadensis isolate Cc75 chromosome 9, C_canadensis_v1, whole genome shotgun sequence and contains these coding sequences:
- the LOC122583078 gene encoding uncharacterized protein LOC122583078 yields the protein MPIFARTKQATGALDDRVRNQIVGRDISQTDPAYFSSGSEHSSAHDIISPSSHCISDLSHCFLQQLCAGEKDEKADIYDSNSIGSESESECDESNSDSDSENTDIINDGLMSVFRNLDTDRHRNQLLFHVTKAIEISRSIKLNNSQNRNVMLCLQKIGYNAAVCKTSWKSCGGLTAGNHEFIDVVRTDTGDRYFIDINFASEFEIARETKHFRRVSRHLPTVFVGKQEHLKQVVKLVSDAARKSLKARGLLVPPWRKNRFMQNKWFGPYRRTVNYTPTNNIVNKSPMSSVNCSLYGFNAVSGSNGGLLTTATRTR